A single genomic interval of Marmota flaviventris isolate mMarFla1 chromosome 14, mMarFla1.hap1, whole genome shotgun sequence harbors:
- the Dnajc5g gene encoding dnaJ homolog subfamily C member 5G: MAHVDEAARRLSKTGTSLYAVLELKKGASPEEIKKAYSHSLSPPYPPFGYCLGRRLALQYHPDKNPGNPQATEVFKEINTAHAILSDPKKRKIYDKHGSLGIYLYDHYGEEGVTYYFTLNSCWFKTLVLLCALLTCCCCCCCCCFCCGALQPPSEETSKRKYQKNVRTQPRRAGAGPIEGALCYPVHWTLKRGASSPVLMLTPI, translated from the exons ATGGCTCATGTGGATGAAGCAGCCCGCAGGTTGTCCAAAACTGGGACAAGTCTCTATGCAGTGCTGGAGCTTAAGAAGGGTGCCTCACCTGAAGAGATCAAAAAGGCCTACAG CCATTCCCTATCTCCTCCCTACCCTCCTTTTGGGTATTGCCTGGGTAGGAGACTGGCCTTGCAGTATCATCCAGACAAGAATCCAGGGAACCCTCAAGCAACAGAAGTCTTCAAAGAGATCAACACAGCCCATGCTATACTAAGCGACCCTAAGAAGCGGAAAATCTATGACAAGCATGGCTCATTGGGAATATACCTGTATGATCACTATGGGGAAGAAGGAGTCACATACTATTTTACACTGAATAGTTGTTGGTTCAAG ACACTTGTCCTCCTCTGTGCACTGCtcacttgttgttgttgttgctgctgctgctgtttttgCTGTGGAGCCCTACAACCACCTTCTGAGGAGACGAGTAAGAGGAAATATCAAAAGAATGTCCGTACTCAGCCTAGGAGAGCAG GTGCTGGCCCAATTGAGGGTGCCCTCTGCTACCCAGTCCACTGGACATTGAAGAGAGGAGCAAGTAGCCCTGTCCTGATGTTGACCCCAATTTGA